From a region of the Malania oleifera isolate guangnan ecotype guangnan chromosome 12, ASM2987363v1, whole genome shotgun sequence genome:
- the LOC131144071 gene encoding calmodulin, which translates to MAEQLTEEQISEFKEAFSLFDKDGDGCITTKELGTVMRSLGQNPTEAELQDMINEVDADGNGTIDFPEFLNLMARKMKDTDSEEELKEAFRVFDKDQNGFISAAELRHVMTNLGEKLTDEEVDEMIREADVDGDGQINYEEFVKVMMAK; encoded by the exons ATGGCGGAGCAGCTCACCGAAGAGCAGATCAGTGAGTTCAAGGAGGCTTTCAGCTTGTTCGACAAGGACGGAGATG GTTGCATCACCACAAAGGAGCTTGGGACAGTGATGAGGTCGCTGGGGCAAAACCCGACTGAGGCGGAGCTCCAGGACATGATTAACGAAGTGGATGCTGATGGTAATGGGACCATTGATTTTCCTGAGTTTCTAAACCTCATGGCTAGGAAGATGAAGGATACTGATTCTGAGGAGGAGCTGAAGGAGGCATTCCGAGTTTTTGACAAGGATCAGAATGGGTTCATCTCGGCTGCTGAGCTGCGTCATGTAATGACCAACCTCGGGGAAAAGCTTACCGACGAAGAAGTGGATGAAATGATTCGGGAGGCCGACGTTGATGGAGATGGACAGATAAATTACGAAGAGTTTGTGAAGGTCATGATGGCCAAGTGA